A single window of Archangium gephyra DNA harbors:
- a CDS encoding LysR family transcriptional regulator has product MSFTPLNGLHAFVMVARRRGFSAAARELGVSVAAVSQSVRNLESRLGVTLLYRTTRSVAPTEAGQRLLERSGAALEQALDGLRGLDAPGDEVAGTVRLAVPALAMEQALAPVVSRFLAAYPKVSLELQVDTRRVDLVREGFDGGVRMDAIPQDMARVRLGDRFRFLVVGSPEYLSRRGEPRTPEDLLLHACLGMREESTGAVSRWHLESGKRSWRLPVVPVLRCNDCRARVAMAEAGMGLAYEPEPGVLSQLQHGTLRIVLEKYAAWVPGFFLYFPSREQASPVFRAFLDMVDAQPPATRG; this is encoded by the coding sequence ATGTCCTTCACTCCGCTGAACGGGCTGCATGCCTTCGTCATGGTGGCGCGGCGGCGAGGCTTCTCGGCGGCGGCCCGGGAGCTGGGTGTCTCCGTGGCGGCGGTGAGCCAGTCGGTCCGGAATCTGGAGTCCCGGCTGGGCGTGACGCTGCTGTACCGCACCACCCGCAGTGTCGCCCCCACCGAGGCGGGGCAGCGGTTGCTGGAGCGGAGTGGGGCGGCCCTGGAGCAGGCACTCGACGGCTTGCGCGGGCTGGACGCGCCGGGCGATGAGGTGGCGGGCACGGTGCGGCTCGCGGTGCCCGCGCTGGCGATGGAGCAGGCCCTCGCCCCCGTCGTGTCCCGCTTCCTCGCGGCGTACCCGAAGGTGTCGCTGGAACTCCAGGTAGACACCCGGCGCGTGGACCTCGTGCGCGAGGGCTTCGACGGGGGCGTGCGGATGGATGCCATTCCCCAGGACATGGCGCGGGTCCGCCTGGGAGACCGCTTCCGCTTCCTGGTGGTGGGCTCGCCCGAGTACCTCTCCCGGCGCGGCGAGCCCAGGACTCCGGAAGATCTCCTCCTCCACGCCTGCCTGGGCATGCGCGAGGAGTCGACGGGCGCGGTCTCCCGCTGGCACCTGGAGTCCGGGAAACGCTCGTGGCGGCTTCCTGTCGTCCCGGTGCTGAGGTGCAACGACTGCCGGGCCCGGGTGGCCATGGCGGAGGCCGGCATGGGGCTCGCGTACGAGCCCGAGCCGGGTGTCCTCTCCCAGCTCCAGCACGGCACCTTGCGAATCGTCCTGGAGAAGTACGCGGCCTGGGTGCCCGGCTTCTTCCTCTACTTCCCCAGCCGCGAGCAGGCGTCGCCCGTGTTCAGGGCCTTCCTCGACATGGTGGACGCCCAACCTCCTGCCACCCGGGGTTGA
- a CDS encoding DoxX family protein has translation MGFLKPHAERIYALLRIMSGFMFMLHGMQKLFGLFGGVPPGAPAFIIYVAGGIEFVGGALILLGLFAGPAAFLSSGTMAVAYFMGHAIPQGHLLPIVNQGELAALYCFVFFYISAHGSGIWSVDAARRGAKSQAVSG, from the coding sequence ATGGGATTCCTGAAGCCCCACGCCGAACGCATCTATGCCCTGCTCCGAATCATGAGCGGATTCATGTTCATGCTGCACGGGATGCAGAAGCTCTTCGGCTTGTTCGGCGGTGTGCCTCCCGGGGCGCCCGCCTTCATCATCTACGTCGCCGGAGGCATCGAGTTCGTGGGCGGCGCGCTCATCTTGCTCGGGCTGTTCGCCGGCCCCGCGGCCTTCCTCTCGAGCGGCACCATGGCGGTCGCCTACTTCATGGGGCACGCGATTCCCCAGGGCCACCTCCTCCCCATCGTGAACCAGGGCGAGCTCGCCGCGCTCTACTGCTTCGTCTTCTTCTACATCTCCGCGCACGGCTCGGGCATCTGGAGTGTCGACGCCGCGCGCCGAGGTGCGAAGAGCCAGGCCGTCTCTGGCTGA
- the hmgA gene encoding homogentisate 1,2-dioxygenase produces the protein MAIDGYMPGFGNEFTTEAVAGALPEGQNSPQRVPYGLYAEQLSGTAFTAPRRENRRSWLYRLRPSSSHGPFRPLPEGLLRSGPFAETPATPNRLRWNPLPRPAQPTDFIEGLVTFGGNGSPSHGVGVGIHQYTANRSMTDTVFYNADGELLIVPQSGRLRLVTEMGVLGLAPGEVGVVPRGVRFRAELPDGTASGYICENYGGLFRLPDLGPIGANGLANPRDFLTPVAAFEDVDRPTRVVQKFQGRLWAAELDHSPLDVVAWHGNLAPYKYDLARFNTIGTVSFDHPDPSIFTVLTSPSESPGVANCDFVIFPPRWMVAENTFRPPWFHRNIMSEFMGLVHGAYDAKAEGFSPGGASLHNCMSGHGPDRETYERAVAANLAPHKIADTLAFMFETRWVISPTRFAMETPALQRDYDACWSNFPKARLPGTGTETKR, from the coding sequence ATGGCGATCGACGGGTACATGCCGGGCTTCGGCAACGAGTTCACCACCGAGGCCGTCGCGGGAGCGCTTCCGGAGGGACAGAACTCTCCGCAGCGCGTCCCCTACGGACTCTACGCCGAGCAGCTGTCGGGCACGGCCTTCACCGCGCCCCGGCGCGAGAACCGCCGCAGCTGGCTGTACCGGCTGCGTCCCAGCTCGAGCCACGGGCCCTTCCGCCCGCTCCCGGAGGGTCTGCTGCGCAGTGGGCCCTTCGCCGAGACGCCCGCCACGCCCAACCGCCTGCGCTGGAACCCGCTCCCGCGTCCGGCCCAGCCCACGGACTTCATCGAGGGGCTGGTCACGTTCGGTGGGAACGGCTCGCCGTCGCACGGCGTGGGCGTGGGCATCCACCAGTACACCGCCAACCGGTCGATGACCGACACCGTCTTCTACAACGCCGACGGGGAGCTGCTGATCGTCCCGCAGTCGGGGCGGTTGCGGCTCGTCACCGAGATGGGCGTGCTCGGGCTGGCACCGGGCGAGGTGGGCGTCGTCCCGCGCGGTGTGCGCTTCCGCGCCGAGCTGCCCGACGGCACGGCGTCCGGGTACATCTGCGAGAACTACGGGGGGCTGTTCCGGCTGCCCGATCTCGGGCCGATCGGCGCGAACGGACTCGCGAACCCGCGCGACTTCCTCACGCCGGTGGCCGCCTTCGAGGACGTGGATCGCCCCACGCGCGTCGTGCAGAAGTTCCAGGGCCGCCTCTGGGCCGCCGAGCTGGACCACTCGCCGCTCGACGTCGTGGCGTGGCACGGCAACCTGGCGCCTTACAAGTACGACCTGGCGCGGTTCAACACGATCGGCACGGTGAGCTTCGACCATCCGGATCCGTCGATCTTCACGGTGCTCACCTCGCCGAGCGAGAGCCCCGGGGTGGCCAACTGCGACTTCGTCATCTTCCCGCCGCGGTGGATGGTGGCCGAGAACACCTTCCGGCCGCCGTGGTTCCACCGCAACATCATGAGCGAGTTCATGGGGCTGGTGCACGGTGCGTACGACGCGAAGGCCGAGGGCTTCTCGCCGGGCGGCGCGTCCCTGCACAACTGCATGAGCGGCCACGGCCCCGACCGGGAGACCTATGAGCGCGCGGTGGCGGCCAACCTCGCGCCGCACAAGATCGCCGACACGCTCGCGTTCATGTTCGAGACCCGCTGGGTCATCTCCCCCACGCGCTTCGCGATGGAGACCCCGGCCCTGCAGCGCGACTACGACGCCTGCTGGTCCAACTTCCCCAAGGCACGCCTGCCCGGTACGGGCACGGAGACGAAGCGTTGA
- a CDS encoding LysR family transcriptional regulator, translating into METLVTLESFIRSAQSSSFSAAARTLGLTPAAVSQNVARLETNLGVRLFQRSTRGLTLTEPGQRLLREASSGLDVLQTAIANVAMTAGQPAGMLKVSMSPAFGQNFVLPLLGDFFTRYPGIVPDWHFDNRPVDIINEGFDAAIGGGFELPTGLAARELARAHIIAVAAPSYVAKIKPPRKPADLKDFDGILMRSPHNGRIRTWPLRNRAGEQVAVEMRPRMLLNDPEACTNCAVMGLGITFTATLNALPHLQAGRLVRLLPDWYADIGPISIYYAGHKQLPAKTRVFVDFIIDSFKRQGLAKQLSAS; encoded by the coding sequence ATGGAGACGCTCGTCACCCTGGAATCGTTCATCCGCAGCGCCCAGTCCTCCAGCTTTTCCGCCGCCGCTCGTACGCTGGGGCTGACGCCCGCGGCCGTCAGCCAGAATGTCGCCCGGTTGGAGACGAACCTGGGCGTGCGCCTGTTCCAGCGCAGCACGCGGGGGCTGACGCTGACGGAGCCGGGACAGCGCCTGCTGCGCGAGGCCAGCAGCGGACTGGATGTGCTTCAGACAGCCATCGCCAACGTGGCGATGACGGCGGGACAGCCGGCGGGGATGCTGAAGGTGAGCATGTCTCCCGCCTTCGGACAGAACTTCGTGCTGCCGCTGCTGGGGGACTTCTTCACGCGCTATCCCGGCATCGTCCCGGACTGGCACTTCGACAACCGGCCGGTGGACATCATCAACGAGGGCTTCGACGCGGCGATCGGTGGCGGCTTCGAGCTGCCCACGGGATTGGCCGCGCGGGAGCTGGCCCGGGCACACATCATCGCGGTGGCCGCGCCCTCCTATGTGGCGAAGATCAAGCCGCCCCGGAAGCCCGCGGACCTCAAGGACTTCGACGGCATCCTGATGCGCTCACCGCATAACGGACGCATCCGTACCTGGCCGTTGCGCAACCGCGCGGGCGAGCAGGTCGCCGTCGAGATGCGTCCGCGCATGCTCCTCAATGACCCGGAGGCGTGCACGAACTGCGCGGTGATGGGGCTGGGCATCACCTTCACCGCGACGCTGAACGCGCTGCCGCACCTGCAAGCGGGAAGGCTGGTGCGGCTGCTGCCGGACTGGTACGCCGACATCGGGCCGATCTCGATCTACTACGCGGGGCACAAGCAGCTACCGGCGAAGACGCGCGTGTTCGTGGACTTCATCATCGACTCGTTCAAACGCCAGGGCCTGGCAAAGCAGCTCTCCGCGTCCTGA
- a CDS encoding hydrolase, with amino-acid sequence MNAPRNPKAGIDALLSPDNCALILIDHQPFQFAGLRSHDSQTIINNVVGLARGAKLFNVPTLLTTVVEERGGFLLKQLQDVFPEQKPINRTFINTWEDPRVIDWVKKTGRKKIVMAALWTEICLAMPAIHALGDGYEVYIVTDASGGVSLEAHEVAIQRMVQAGAVPITWTVFTSELQRDWAREATVPGLAKLLMDHMGNVGTSFTWEQQLLNTPHNR; translated from the coding sequence ATGAACGCCCCCCGTAACCCGAAGGCCGGTATCGACGCACTGCTCTCGCCCGACAACTGCGCGCTGATCCTCATCGACCATCAGCCCTTCCAGTTCGCCGGCCTGCGCAGCCACGACTCCCAGACCATCATCAACAACGTCGTGGGCCTGGCCCGTGGCGCGAAGCTGTTCAACGTGCCGACGCTGTTGACCACGGTGGTCGAGGAGCGCGGCGGCTTCCTCCTCAAGCAGCTCCAGGACGTCTTCCCGGAGCAGAAGCCCATCAACCGCACCTTCATCAACACCTGGGAGGATCCCCGCGTCATCGACTGGGTGAAGAAGACGGGCCGGAAGAAGATCGTCATGGCCGCGCTGTGGACGGAGATCTGCCTGGCGATGCCGGCCATCCACGCGCTCGGCGACGGCTACGAGGTCTACATCGTCACCGACGCCTCGGGCGGCGTCTCCCTCGAGGCGCACGAGGTGGCCATCCAGCGCATGGTCCAGGCTGGCGCCGTGCCCATCACCTGGACGGTCTTCACCTCGGAGCTCCAGCGGGACTGGGCCCGCGAGGCCACCGTGCCCGGCCTGGCGAAGCTGCTGATGGACCACATGGGCAACGTCGGCACCAGCTTCACGTGGGAGCAGCAGCTGCTCAACACGCCGCACAATCGCTGA
- a CDS encoding Rieske (2Fe-2S) protein, producing MTAGRTRVFETPAGVALCTLDALADPGARNVVLQIDDAFFHGFLVRTGETVRGYVDRCPHQGLPLAQKLDSYLTPDGRLISCSWHGALFQLDDGMCVGGPCSGQRLTPWPVTVEHGVVKTA from the coding sequence ATGACCGCGGGACGTACGCGCGTCTTCGAGACTCCCGCTGGCGTCGCGCTCTGTACGCTCGACGCCCTGGCGGATCCCGGAGCGCGCAACGTCGTCCTGCAGATCGATGACGCCTTCTTCCACGGCTTCCTCGTGCGCACCGGCGAGACCGTCCGGGGCTACGTGGACCGTTGCCCGCACCAGGGGCTGCCGCTGGCGCAGAAGCTCGACAGCTACCTGACGCCCGACGGCCGGCTGATCTCCTGCTCCTGGCATGGGGCGCTCTTCCAGTTGGACGACGGGATGTGCGTGGGCGGACCGTGCTCCGGCCAACGGCTGACGCCCTGGCCCGTCACGGTCGAGCACGGTGTGGTGAAGACCGCCTGA
- a CDS encoding TetR/AcrR family transcriptional regulator: protein MPSSPVANRRYRGSSAEERRAQRREQFLKAAIQVYGEQGYRSATVKAVCEAAGLTERYFYESFSNSEELLVASFRAVMQFLFGELEKAIAGTSGGAVERARAMLTAYYEALQGHPQSARVFLVEISGVSPAVDQALEASLREFGDLIARTLDPRGKGGTASESLLRAGVVGGVIHIALSWVASGYSQPIHEVVGAALRLCLVLKER, encoded by the coding sequence ATGCCCTCCTCTCCCGTGGCCAACCGGCGTTATCGCGGCTCCTCAGCGGAAGAGCGTCGAGCCCAGAGACGTGAGCAGTTCCTCAAGGCGGCCATCCAGGTCTATGGCGAACAGGGCTATCGCAGCGCGACGGTGAAGGCCGTCTGCGAGGCGGCCGGGCTGACCGAGCGCTACTTCTACGAGTCGTTCTCCAACAGCGAGGAGCTGCTCGTCGCCTCGTTCCGGGCGGTGATGCAGTTCCTCTTCGGCGAGCTGGAGAAGGCCATCGCGGGGACCTCGGGGGGCGCCGTCGAGCGGGCGCGTGCGATGCTCACCGCGTACTACGAGGCGCTCCAGGGCCATCCCCAGTCGGCGCGCGTGTTCCTGGTGGAGATCTCGGGAGTCAGCCCCGCGGTCGATCAGGCGCTCGAGGCGTCGCTCCGTGAATTCGGAGACCTGATCGCACGGACGCTCGACCCTCGGGGGAAAGGCGGCACGGCGAGCGAATCGCTGCTGCGCGCGGGCGTGGTCGGCGGCGTCATCCACATCGCCTTGAGCTGGGTCGCGAGCGGCTACTCGCAACCCATCCACGAGGTGGTCGGCGCCGCCCTGCGCCTGTGCCTGGTGCTCAAGGAACGTTGA
- a CDS encoding fumarylacetoacetate hydrolase family protein yields the protein MKLASLKSGRDGRLVVVSDDLAWCADATAIAPTLQRALDEWERCEAPLRALAAALNRGDAPRSPFSEAECASPLPRAYQWADGSAYVNHVALVRKARKAEMPESFWSDPLMYQGGSDGFLGPREPIPLADESWGCDLEGEVAVITGDVRQGATREEALKAIRLVMLVNDVSLRNLIPGELAKGFGFFQSKPASSFSPVAVTPDELGGAWREGKLHGALRVSLNGEPFGRADAGVDMTFDFGTLVAHAAKTRDLCAGTIIGSGTVSNRDADGGPGKPIRDGGLGYSCIAEVRTVETLLAGAPKTPFLRHGDRVRIEMQDAAGRSLFGAIEQTVAAPRR from the coding sequence TTGAAGCTCGCCTCATTGAAGTCGGGACGTGACGGCCGGCTCGTCGTCGTCTCGGATGACCTGGCCTGGTGCGCGGACGCCACGGCGATCGCGCCCACCCTGCAGCGTGCACTCGACGAGTGGGAGCGCTGCGAGGCGCCGCTTCGAGCGCTCGCGGCGGCCCTGAATCGTGGCGACGCGCCGAGGAGCCCGTTCTCCGAGGCGGAGTGTGCCTCTCCCCTGCCCCGCGCCTACCAGTGGGCGGATGGCTCGGCGTACGTGAACCACGTGGCGCTGGTGCGCAAGGCGCGCAAGGCGGAGATGCCCGAGAGCTTCTGGAGCGACCCCCTCATGTACCAGGGTGGCTCGGATGGTTTCCTCGGCCCGCGTGAGCCCATCCCGCTCGCGGACGAGAGCTGGGGCTGCGACCTGGAGGGCGAGGTCGCGGTCATCACCGGAGACGTGCGGCAGGGCGCGACGCGCGAGGAGGCCCTGAAGGCGATCCGGCTCGTCATGCTGGTGAACGACGTGTCGCTGCGGAACCTCATCCCGGGCGAGCTGGCCAAGGGGTTCGGGTTCTTCCAGTCCAAACCGGCCTCCTCCTTCTCGCCGGTGGCCGTCACGCCGGACGAGCTCGGCGGCGCATGGCGCGAGGGCAAGCTGCACGGGGCGCTGCGCGTCTCGTTGAACGGAGAGCCCTTCGGGCGCGCGGACGCGGGCGTCGACATGACGTTCGACTTCGGCACCCTGGTGGCCCACGCCGCGAAGACGCGCGACCTGTGCGCGGGCACCATCATCGGCTCGGGCACCGTGTCCAACCGCGATGCGGATGGCGGTCCCGGCAAGCCCATCCGGGATGGTGGGCTCGGCTACTCCTGTATCGCCGAGGTGCGGACCGTCGAGACCCTCCTGGCGGGCGCCCCCAAGACGCCCTTCCTGCGTCACGGGGACCGCGTGCGCATCGAGATGCAGGATGCGGCGGGCCGTTCCCTCTTCGGCGCGATCGAGCAGACTGTCGCGGCTCCGCGCCGATGA
- a CDS encoding flavin-containing monooxygenase, with protein MTDRPAIADNASGSAAAKTEAPVEHYDVLIVGAGLSGIGAAYHVQANCPGRTYVLLEGREAIGGTWDLFRYPGIRSDSDMYTLGYSFRPWTDAKAIADGPSILRYVRETASEYGIDQHIRFRHHVKRASWSSEHARWTVEAERGPEKELVRFTCDFLLMCSGYYNYAEGHRPEFPGEARFQGTIIHPQFWPETLDYANKRVVVIGSGATAVTLVPEMARKAAHVTMLQRSPTYVVSRPAEDRLANGLRRILPAMLAYGITRWKNVLLSMFFYKLSRKMPERVKEYLVGLVREQLGHEAATHFTPSYKPWDQRVCMVPDADLFDAIKQGRASVVTDHIQTFTEKGLQLASGQELEADIIVTATGLKLQLLSDVEFSIDGERRDLSKSLSYKGMMFSDVPNLAFTFGYTNASWTLKADLTSEYVCRLLNHMARHGVTTCMPRRDPLVEELPLLDFSSGYVLRALDVMPKQGSKKPWRLYQNYALDLFMLRFGKVDDGTMVFSRAPRLLKAGAGESRREAA; from the coding sequence ATGACTGACCGGCCGGCAATCGCCGACAACGCCTCGGGCTCCGCGGCCGCGAAGACGGAAGCACCGGTGGAGCACTACGACGTGCTCATCGTCGGCGCGGGCCTGTCTGGTATCGGCGCGGCGTATCACGTGCAGGCCAACTGCCCCGGCAGGACCTACGTGCTCCTCGAGGGGCGCGAGGCGATTGGCGGCACCTGGGATCTCTTCCGCTATCCGGGCATCCGCTCGGACTCGGACATGTACACGCTGGGCTACTCGTTCCGGCCGTGGACCGACGCGAAGGCGATCGCCGACGGCCCGTCCATCCTGCGCTACGTGCGTGAGACGGCGAGCGAGTATGGGATCGACCAGCACATCCGCTTCCGCCACCACGTCAAGCGGGCCTCCTGGTCCTCCGAGCACGCTCGCTGGACGGTCGAGGCCGAGCGCGGGCCCGAGAAGGAGCTCGTCCGCTTCACCTGCGACTTCCTGCTCATGTGCAGCGGCTACTACAACTACGCCGAGGGTCACCGGCCCGAGTTCCCCGGTGAAGCGCGCTTCCAGGGCACGATCATCCATCCTCAGTTCTGGCCGGAGACGCTGGACTACGCGAACAAGCGCGTCGTGGTGATCGGCAGTGGCGCGACCGCCGTCACCCTCGTGCCGGAGATGGCCAGGAAGGCCGCGCACGTCACCATGCTGCAGCGCTCGCCCACCTATGTCGTCTCGCGTCCGGCCGAGGACCGCCTCGCCAATGGGTTGCGCCGCATCCTGCCGGCGATGCTCGCCTATGGGATCACGCGGTGGAAGAACGTGCTCCTCAGCATGTTCTTCTACAAGCTGTCGCGGAAGATGCCCGAGCGGGTGAAGGAGTACCTCGTGGGCCTGGTGCGCGAGCAACTCGGCCACGAGGCCGCGACCCACTTCACGCCGAGCTACAAGCCATGGGACCAGCGTGTCTGCATGGTCCCCGATGCCGACCTGTTCGACGCCATCAAGCAGGGCCGCGCCTCGGTCGTCACCGATCACATCCAGACGTTCACGGAGAAGGGCCTCCAGCTCGCCTCGGGCCAGGAGCTGGAGGCGGACATCATCGTGACCGCCACGGGTCTCAAGCTGCAGCTGCTGAGCGATGTCGAGTTCAGCATCGACGGCGAGCGGCGCGACCTGTCGAAGAGCCTCAGCTACAAGGGCATGATGTTCAGCGACGTGCCGAACCTCGCCTTCACGTTCGGCTACACCAACGCGTCGTGGACGCTGAAGGCGGACCTCACCAGCGAGTATGTCTGCCGGCTGCTCAACCACATGGCGCGCCACGGCGTGACGACCTGCATGCCGCGCCGTGACCCCCTGGTCGAGGAGCTCCCGCTGCTCGACTTCTCGTCGGGCTACGTCCTGCGGGCGCTCGACGTGATGCCGAAGCAGGGCTCGAAGAAGCCGTGGCGGCTCTACCAGAACTACGCGCTCGACCTGTTCATGCTGCGCTTTGGCAAGGTCGACGATGGCACGATGGTGTTCTCCCGCGCGCCCAGGCTCTTGAAGGCGGGCGCCGGAGAGTCCCGGCGCGAAGCCGCCTGA
- a CDS encoding SMP-30/gluconolactonase/LRE family protein, with amino-acid sequence MRPLLLALAALATAACVRNAPAPGTAERAGGNKAPALELVAQSPRQWTGIAVSKDGRIFVNFPRWSEDVPLSVAELKNGQVSAWPDAIWNEWKPGTSEPNHFVAVQSVVIDDQDRLWVVDTGNPWFKGVIATPRLHQFDLSSGRLVRTYSFPPEVSSGDSYLNDVRVDTEREVAYLTDSQAGGLVVLDLKSGGSRKVLKDHPSTHSEVDHLMVLGRRFDRQVQSDGLALTPDRKTLYWSALTGHTLWRMPTEALLDKSLDDKALASRVEKAHTIVAPDGILFDGKGVLWLGGLEDGSIYRYVPGGAYEQVIQDARLLWPDSFAEGPQGWIYVTTTQIHLPPAERGPYGIYRYQP; translated from the coding sequence ATGCGTCCGCTTCTTCTGGCTCTCGCCGCCCTGGCGACGGCCGCCTGTGTCCGAAACGCTCCCGCTCCCGGAACCGCTGAACGCGCCGGGGGAAACAAGGCCCCGGCCCTCGAGCTCGTGGCGCAGTCGCCGCGGCAGTGGACGGGGATCGCGGTCTCCAAGGACGGCCGCATCTTCGTCAACTTCCCCCGCTGGTCCGAGGACGTCCCCCTCTCCGTGGCCGAGCTGAAGAACGGACAGGTCTCCGCCTGGCCCGACGCCATCTGGAACGAGTGGAAGCCGGGCACGTCGGAGCCGAACCACTTCGTCGCGGTGCAGAGTGTGGTGATCGATGACCAGGACCGGCTCTGGGTCGTGGACACGGGCAACCCCTGGTTCAAGGGAGTCATCGCCACGCCCCGGCTCCACCAGTTCGACCTCTCCAGTGGACGCCTGGTGCGCACCTACAGCTTCCCGCCCGAGGTGTCCTCCGGTGACAGCTACCTCAACGACGTCCGCGTCGACACGGAGCGCGAGGTGGCCTACCTCACTGACTCCCAGGCCGGGGGTCTGGTGGTGCTGGATCTGAAGAGCGGCGGCTCGCGCAAGGTGCTGAAGGATCATCCCTCCACCCACTCGGAGGTCGACCACCTGATGGTGCTGGGCCGCCGCTTCGACAGGCAGGTCCAGTCCGATGGGCTCGCCCTCACCCCGGACCGCAAGACGCTCTACTGGTCCGCGCTCACGGGCCACACGCTCTGGCGCATGCCCACCGAGGCGCTGCTCGACAAGAGTCTCGATGACAAGGCGCTCGCCAGCCGGGTGGAGAAGGCGCACACCATCGTGGCGCCCGATGGAATCCTCTTCGATGGCAAGGGAGTCCTGTGGCTCGGTGGACTGGAGGATGGCTCCATCTACCGCTACGTGCCCGGCGGGGCCTACGAGCAGGTCATCCAGGATGCCCGCCTGCTCTGGCCGGACAGCTTCGCGGAGGGTCCCCAGGGGTGGATCTACGTCACCACCACGCAGATCCACCTGCCCCCCGCCGAGCGTGGGCCCTACGGCATCTACCGCTACCAGCCCTGA
- a CDS encoding MXAN_6652 family MXYO-CTERM-anchored protein gives MRFVFHSAGMAVVCLLSTPALATSTGITGQSGKAGPTCNLCHTGATPPTVEFTGPSALAPGATGQYSFIIRGGAAKTGGVDLAVSHSDALLQPGPGTKKLDTELSHSEPRAFAGNELRFDFSLVAPARDVTLTLFGAGNSADGDLGSGGDRAASTRWQVVVGNGTPDAGTPDAGTPDAGTGEEPDDPPRGGCSTTGSTSVWALALAGAFWLPRRRQG, from the coding sequence ATGCGTTTCGTCTTCCATTCCGCGGGCATGGCCGTCGTCTGCCTGCTGTCGACACCAGCCCTCGCCACCAGCACGGGCATCACGGGCCAGTCCGGCAAGGCCGGGCCGACCTGCAACCTCTGCCACACGGGCGCCACGCCGCCGACAGTCGAGTTCACGGGCCCCTCGGCGCTCGCGCCGGGCGCCACCGGCCAGTACAGCTTCATCATCCGGGGAGGGGCCGCGAAGACGGGGGGCGTGGACCTCGCGGTGAGCCACTCGGATGCCCTCCTGCAACCGGGCCCGGGGACGAAGAAGCTGGACACGGAGCTCTCCCACTCCGAGCCCAGGGCCTTCGCGGGCAATGAGCTCCGCTTCGACTTCTCCCTCGTGGCCCCCGCCAGGGACGTCACCCTCACGCTCTTCGGCGCTGGCAACTCGGCCGATGGGGACCTGGGCAGCGGTGGCGACCGCGCCGCGTCCACGAGGTGGCAGGTGGTCGTGGGCAACGGCACGCCCGACGCGGGCACGCCCGATGCGGGCACTCCCGACGCGGGCACGGGTGAAGAGCCGGACGACCCGCCCCGTGGAGGCTGCTCCACGACGGGGAGCACGTCCGTGTGGGCCCTCGCGCTGGCCGGAGCCTTCTGGCTTCCGCGCCGCCGTCAGGGCTGA
- the hppD gene encoding 4-hydroxyphenylpyruvate dioxygenase yields MSSAAENTLGLNGFEFVEFTSPDPGKMISLIEQLGFTAYSMHPTKDVVRYKQGGINLLVNRDPSGQAAEFRKHHGPSASGMAFRVADAKKAYELAIERGARPADPMSGTLGSDSYVLQGIGGSLLYLVDRYGAKGSLYDGWRQIPGAQEAEKKNSVGLDILDHLTHNVRRGEMRTWSSFYNRVFGFTEQKYFDIKGQATGLFSQAMIAPDRAIRIPLNESQDDKSQIAEFINQYNGEGIQHLALTTPDIYTTVEKLRARGVIFQDTIETYYELVDKRVPGHGEDLARMKQNRILIDGSKSEGFLLQIFTENLFGPIFFEVIQRKGNEGFGNGNFQALFESIELDQIRRGVIKVETRK; encoded by the coding sequence ATGAGCAGCGCGGCGGAGAACACCCTCGGGTTGAATGGTTTCGAGTTCGTCGAGTTCACCTCGCCGGATCCCGGCAAGATGATCAGCCTCATCGAGCAGCTGGGCTTCACGGCCTACTCGATGCACCCGACGAAGGACGTGGTCCGCTACAAGCAGGGGGGCATCAACCTGCTGGTGAACCGCGACCCGAGCGGGCAGGCCGCCGAGTTCCGGAAGCACCATGGTCCCTCGGCCAGCGGCATGGCGTTCCGGGTGGCGGACGCGAAGAAGGCCTACGAGCTGGCGATCGAGCGCGGCGCGCGTCCGGCGGACCCGATGTCCGGCACGCTGGGCTCCGACAGCTATGTCCTCCAGGGCATCGGGGGCAGCCTCCTCTATCTCGTGGACCGCTACGGGGCGAAGGGCTCGCTGTATGACGGCTGGCGCCAGATTCCCGGCGCCCAGGAGGCCGAGAAGAAGAACAGCGTGGGCCTCGACATCCTCGATCACCTCACGCACAACGTGCGCCGCGGCGAGATGCGCACCTGGTCGAGCTTCTACAACCGCGTGTTCGGGTTCACCGAGCAGAAGTACTTCGACATCAAGGGCCAGGCGACCGGCCTGTTCTCGCAGGCGATGATCGCCCCGGACCGTGCCATCCGCATCCCGCTCAACGAGAGCCAGGATGACAAGTCGCAGATCGCGGAGTTCATCAACCAGTACAACGGCGAGGGCATCCAGCACCTGGCGCTGACCACTCCCGACATCTACACGACGGTGGAGAAGCTGCGCGCGCGCGGCGTCATCTTCCAGGACACCATCGAGACGTACTACGAGCTGGTGGACAAGCGGGTGCCGGGCCACGGCGAGGATCTGGCGCGGATGAAGCAGAACCGCATCCTCATCGACGGCAGCAAGTCCGAGGGCTTCCTGCTGCAGATCTTCACCGAGAACCTCTTCGGTCCCATCTTCTTCGAGGTCATCCAGCGCAAGGGGAACGAGGGCTTCGGCAACGGCAACTTCCAGGCGCTGTTCGAGTCCATCGAGCTCGATCAGATCCGGCGCGGCGTCATCAAGGTCGAGACCCGGAAGTAG